One genomic window of Parabacteroides pacaensis includes the following:
- a CDS encoding efflux RND transporter permease subunit: MKPGFFIDRPVFSTVLSLVIVIVGIIGLMLLPVDQYPQITPPVVKISASYPGASALTVSQAVATPIEQELNGTPHMIYMESSSSNSGSLTVSVTFDVAADPDLAAVEIQNRVKLAESRLPAEVVQNGITVEKQSASQLMTLSLISEDPRFDEIYLSNFATINVLDVLRRIPGVGRVSNVGSRYYGMQIWVYPDRLANFGLTVKDLQNALKDQNRESAAGELGKQPVLDVDITIPVTAQGRLSTVSEFEDIVLRANPDGSIIRMRDVARVSLEASSYTTESGLNGKNAAILAIYMLPGANAMEVAENVKEAMKEISANFPEGLDYLIPFDMTEYISQSIHEVYKTLFEALVLVILVVFLSLQNWRAALIPTIAVPISLIGTFGFMLIMGFSLNMLTLLGLILAIGIVVDDAIVVVENVERVMAEEGLTPREATHKAMRELSGALIATSLVLAAVFIPVSFFEGITGQLYRQFSVTIVVSVLLSTVVALTLSPAMCAVLLRPDKKKKNCLFRRINIWLYKGNSKYASLLAKAIKNPRRVLAAFGMVLIFIFVLNKVIPTSFIPEEDQGFFTVELEMPEGTTLERTRQVTERAITFLDAHPAVAYVQNVTGSSPRVGSNQGRATLTVILKPWEDRKKGKLSVADVMQDARKEFYYYPEVKVFLNRPPVIPGLGEAGGLEMQLQARSGASWENLVSATDTFLYYASQSKVLTNVSSALQAEIPQLYFDVDRDKAMFLGIPLADIFSTMKAYLGSVYVNDFNMFNRIYRVYIQAEAPYRARQDNIGLFFVRAANGSMIPLTALGTTNYTTGPGTIKRFNMYSTAMIRATATHGYSSGEAIAEMERIVEEHLPDNIGVEWSGLSYQEKKAGGQTGIVLGLVFLFVFLFLAAQYESWAVPISVLLSLPVAALGAYLGIWATGLNNDIYFQIGLVTLIGLAAKNAILIVEFAKVQVDAGINAAQAALHAAKMRFRPILMTSLAFVLGMLPMVLASGPGSASRHSIGTGVFFGMLVAITVGIVLVPFFFVLIYKLKAKLRMERVLRMRIVQKIKYKK; this comes from the coding sequence ATGAAACCAGGATTCTTTATAGACCGGCCCGTCTTTTCGACGGTACTGTCACTCGTCATAGTAATTGTGGGGATTATCGGGCTGATGTTATTGCCCGTAGACCAATATCCGCAAATTACTCCGCCTGTAGTAAAAATTAGTGCTTCGTACCCAGGGGCTAGTGCTTTGACTGTTTCGCAGGCTGTAGCAACCCCTATCGAACAAGAACTGAACGGCACTCCCCACATGATTTATATGGAATCCAGCAGTTCCAACTCCGGTAGTCTTACCGTAAGCGTTACATTCGATGTAGCCGCCGATCCGGATTTAGCTGCTGTGGAAATACAAAATCGGGTAAAGCTGGCAGAATCCCGTTTACCGGCAGAAGTAGTACAAAATGGGATTACGGTAGAAAAACAATCGGCTAGCCAATTAATGACCCTCAGTCTGATATCCGAAGACCCGCGCTTTGATGAAATTTACCTGAGTAACTTCGCTACGATTAATGTGCTTGACGTATTACGCCGCATCCCCGGAGTAGGACGTGTATCGAATGTAGGCAGCCGGTATTATGGAATGCAAATATGGGTCTATCCGGACCGGCTGGCAAATTTCGGACTTACCGTAAAAGATTTGCAAAATGCTCTGAAAGATCAAAACCGGGAATCGGCAGCCGGGGAATTAGGAAAACAACCTGTCTTGGATGTAGATATTACTATCCCTGTTACGGCGCAAGGACGACTTTCCACTGTGTCGGAATTTGAAGATATCGTACTACGTGCCAACCCGGACGGGTCTATCATACGGATGCGGGATGTAGCAAGAGTTTCCTTGGAAGCCTCTTCTTACACAACAGAAAGCGGATTAAACGGAAAAAACGCAGCGATCCTCGCCATCTATATGTTACCCGGAGCAAATGCAATGGAAGTAGCTGAAAATGTAAAGGAAGCCATGAAGGAAATCAGTGCCAACTTCCCGGAGGGGCTGGATTATTTAATTCCTTTTGATATGACTGAATATATTTCACAATCTATCCACGAAGTATATAAAACGTTATTCGAAGCCCTGGTACTGGTAATCCTCGTGGTCTTCCTTTCTTTACAAAATTGGCGTGCAGCCTTAATTCCCACGATTGCCGTACCTATCTCGCTAATCGGTACATTCGGTTTTATGCTGATTATGGGCTTTTCCCTTAATATGCTAACTTTATTAGGACTGATTCTTGCTATCGGCATTGTAGTAGATGATGCGATTGTGGTAGTTGAAAATGTGGAACGGGTAATGGCAGAAGAAGGGCTTACTCCACGGGAAGCAACCCATAAGGCCATGCGCGAACTGTCGGGGGCACTTATTGCCACTTCTTTGGTATTAGCTGCCGTATTTATACCCGTAAGTTTTTTTGAAGGGATTACAGGACAACTTTATCGTCAATTTTCCGTTACCATTGTAGTATCCGTTTTGCTTTCTACGGTAGTAGCCTTGACTTTGAGCCCCGCCATGTGTGCCGTTTTGTTACGGCCGGATAAAAAGAAAAAGAATTGTTTATTCCGTCGAATCAACATTTGGCTCTATAAAGGAAATTCCAAATACGCATCTTTATTAGCCAAAGCGATAAAGAATCCGCGTCGTGTATTAGCCGCATTCGGAATGGTACTGATATTCATTTTCGTACTGAATAAAGTCATCCCTACCAGTTTTATTCCGGAAGAAGACCAAGGATTCTTTACCGTTGAATTGGAAATGCCGGAAGGAACTACCCTGGAGCGTACCCGGCAAGTAACAGAGCGGGCGATTACCTTTTTAGATGCCCATCCGGCGGTAGCGTATGTACAAAACGTGACCGGATCGAGTCCGCGCGTCGGTTCCAACCAAGGCCGTGCAACCCTTACCGTAATATTGAAGCCTTGGGAAGACCGGAAAAAAGGAAAACTCTCGGTAGCCGACGTCATGCAAGATGCCCGGAAAGAATTTTATTATTATCCCGAAGTGAAAGTATTTTTGAATCGACCTCCGGTAATTCCGGGACTTGGCGAAGCCGGCGGATTGGAAATGCAACTCCAGGCACGTTCCGGAGCCAGTTGGGAAAATCTGGTAAGTGCCACGGATACTTTCCTTTATTATGCTTCGCAAAGTAAAGTCCTAACCAATGTCTCTTCGGCATTGCAAGCCGAAATCCCTCAATTGTATTTTGATGTAGACCGGGATAAGGCTATGTTCCTCGGCATTCCTTTGGCAGATATATTTTCTACGATGAAAGCCTATTTAGGTTCCGTATATGTAAACGATTTCAATATGTTTAACCGGATCTACCGGGTATATATCCAGGCAGAAGCTCCTTACCGGGCACGGCAGGATAATATCGGACTTTTCTTTGTTCGTGCGGCAAATGGTTCCATGATTCCTCTTACTGCCTTGGGTACGACGAATTATACAACGGGACCGGGAACTATCAAACGTTTTAATATGTATTCTACTGCTATGATCCGTGCTACGGCTACGCATGGTTATAGTTCGGGAGAAGCTATAGCGGAAATGGAACGGATTGTAGAGGAACATTTACCCGATAATATCGGGGTGGAGTGGAGCGGACTTTCTTACCAGGAGAAAAAGGCCGGCGGGCAGACCGGAATCGTACTGGGATTAGTATTTCTTTTTGTTTTTCTCTTCCTGGCTGCACAATATGAAAGTTGGGCTGTCCCCATTTCGGTATTACTATCTCTTCCGGTTGCTGCGTTAGGAGCCTATTTGGGAATTTGGGCTACGGGATTGAATAATGATATTTATTTCCAGATCGGTCTGGTAACCCTGATTGGCCTGGCTGCTAAGAATGCGATCCTGATTGTAGAATTTGCCAAAGTACAAGTAGACGCGGGAATAAATGCCGCACAAGCAGCGTTACATGCCGCAAAGATGCGTTTCCGTCCTATCCTGATGACTTCCTTAGCGTTTGTGCTGGGCATGCTGCCTATGGTATTGGCATCCGGACCAGGTTCGGCAAGCCGTCATTCTATAGGTACAGGGGTATTCTTCGGGATGCTGGTAGCTATTACGGTCGGTATTGTGCTAGTACCTTTCTTTTTCGTCCTTATTTATAAACTGAAAGCCAAGCTACGTATGGAAAGAGTGTTGCGTATGAGAATCGTGCAGAAAATTAAATATAAAAAGTAA
- the metA gene encoding homoserine O-acetyltransferase MetA, translated as MPLNLKKNLPAIELLKKENIFVMDSLRASEQDIRPLRMVVLNLMPLKITTETDLIRLLSNSPLQIELDFLKIKGHTPKNTPVEHMKEFYRDFDTICQEYYDGMIITGAPVEMMAFEDVGYWDEIIEIFDWARKHVTSTLYICWAAQAGLYHFYGVPKYPLEAKMFGIFKHTLNDPRNPIFRGFDDEFYVPHSRHTEVRREDILKVPELTLLSESEDSGVYMAMARGGREFFITGHSEYSPYTLNDEYVRDKSKGLPIHIPKNYYRNDDPSQPPVVRWRGHANLLFTNWLNYFVYQETPFYIQAIEHIGSL; from the coding sequence ATGCCATTAAATTTAAAAAAGAACTTGCCGGCTATTGAGCTGTTGAAGAAAGAGAACATCTTTGTGATGGATTCTTTACGGGCATCGGAACAAGATATCCGTCCGTTACGTATGGTAGTGCTAAACCTGATGCCTTTAAAGATAACGACAGAGACCGATCTGATCCGTCTCCTTTCCAATTCACCCTTGCAGATAGAACTCGATTTCTTGAAAATAAAAGGTCACACCCCTAAGAACACTCCTGTGGAGCACATGAAAGAGTTTTATCGTGATTTCGATACCATTTGCCAGGAGTATTATGACGGGATGATTATCACAGGTGCACCGGTAGAAATGATGGCATTTGAAGATGTAGGTTACTGGGATGAAATAATAGAGATCTTCGACTGGGCACGTAAACACGTTACTTCAACTCTTTATATATGTTGGGCTGCCCAAGCCGGCTTGTATCATTTTTATGGCGTTCCCAAATACCCGTTGGAAGCTAAAATGTTCGGAATTTTTAAACATACGCTGAACGATCCCCGTAATCCTATTTTCCGGGGTTTCGATGACGAGTTTTATGTACCTCACAGTCGCCATACCGAAGTACGAAGAGAAGATATTCTAAAAGTTCCGGAATTGACGTTGCTTTCTGAAAGTGAAGATTCCGGAGTATATATGGCAATGGCTCGCGGAGGCCGTGAATTTTTTATTACAGGACATTCGGAATATTCTCCTTATACGCTGAACGACGAATATGTACGTGATAAAAGCAAAGGGCTTCCTATCCATATCCCTAAAAATTATTACCGGAATGATGATCCTTCCCAACCTCCCGTGGTGCGTTGGCGCGGACATGCCAATCTCCTGTTTACCAATTGGCTGAATTATTTTGTTTATCAGGAAACGCCATTCTATATTCAGGCCATCGAGCATATAGGAAGTTTATGA
- a CDS encoding efflux transporter outer membrane subunit, whose protein sequence is MKRSVYIFILFIVLACICFSCKIGKEYSRPEMDLPSTLEKDIPVDTFSVSDIGWEVIYTDTVLQKLIRQALDNNKDMGIAVARIKEMIASRRISFAAMLPEVKGNIYSQKEKLDYGGDDPKPDPEHGAKLSFAWELDLWGNLRWANEAAVASYMQSVESRRSLQLTLIAEVARAYFELNALDRELEIVRQTVTARREGVHFAKLRFEGGLTSETAYRQSEVELARTETMVPSLERQIKLKESDLSLLLGEFPSYIPRGKSLREQVLPENLPVGLPSALLERRPDIRQAEQSLRAMNAKVGVAQTDMFPRIALTGNYGLESDELSTLLKSPAGIIAGSILTPVFSFGKNQAKLKAARARYDQEVYTYEKTVLRAFKEVNDALVTFRKVKEIRESRARLEEAARTYLDLARLQYLNGITSYIDVLDAQRGLLDAEVGLNNAIRDELLSVVDLYKALGGGYTMH, encoded by the coding sequence ATGAAACGATCTGTTTATATATTCATATTATTTATTGTGTTGGCTTGTATATGTTTCTCATGTAAGATTGGAAAAGAATACAGCCGACCTGAAATGGATTTGCCTTCTACCTTGGAAAAAGACATACCGGTAGATACTTTTTCGGTAAGCGATATCGGATGGGAAGTAATATACACCGATACCGTACTTCAAAAATTAATTCGCCAGGCGTTGGACAACAATAAGGATATGGGAATTGCCGTGGCACGTATAAAAGAAATGATCGCTTCCCGCCGGATTAGTTTTGCCGCTATGTTGCCTGAAGTAAAAGGAAATATTTATTCTCAAAAAGAAAAACTTGATTACGGAGGTGACGATCCGAAGCCGGACCCCGAACATGGAGCCAAACTTTCATTTGCCTGGGAACTTGACTTGTGGGGAAACCTGCGTTGGGCAAATGAAGCAGCGGTTGCCTCTTATATGCAAAGTGTGGAGAGCCGTCGAAGTCTCCAATTAACCCTTATTGCCGAGGTAGCCCGCGCTTATTTCGAATTGAATGCGTTGGATCGTGAACTGGAGATTGTCCGGCAAACCGTGACTGCCCGCCGGGAAGGGGTGCATTTTGCCAAGCTCCGTTTTGAAGGCGGGCTTACTTCAGAAACCGCTTACCGTCAGAGCGAAGTGGAATTAGCCCGTACGGAAACCATGGTTCCGAGCCTGGAACGGCAAATAAAATTGAAAGAAAGCGATTTATCCCTTTTATTAGGTGAATTTCCTTCTTACATCCCCCGTGGAAAGAGTTTACGGGAACAAGTCTTACCGGAGAATTTACCGGTAGGTCTTCCCTCGGCTCTTCTGGAAAGACGTCCTGATATTCGTCAGGCGGAGCAAAGTTTACGGGCCATGAATGCGAAAGTAGGAGTAGCACAAACCGATATGTTCCCCCGTATCGCCCTTACCGGGAATTATGGTTTGGAAAGCGACGAGCTTTCTACTCTTTTGAAAAGTCCCGCAGGAATCATTGCCGGAAGTATCCTTACCCCTGTTTTTTCTTTTGGCAAGAATCAGGCAAAGTTAAAAGCTGCTCGTGCCCGTTACGACCAAGAAGTGTATACCTACGAAAAAACGGTATTAAGAGCTTTTAAAGAAGTAAATGATGCCCTGGTTACTTTCCGGAAAGTGAAAGAAATCCGGGAATCCCGTGCCCGGTTGGAAGAAGCGGCCCGTACCTATCTGGACTTGGCCCGCTTGCAATATCTCAATGGCATTACCAGTTATATTGATGTGTTGGATGCCCAAAGAGGTTTACTGGATGCCGAAGTAGGATTAAATAATGCCATTCGCGATGAACTTCTTTCGGTCGTTGATCTTTATAAAGCGTTAGGGGGAGGATACACCATGCATTAA
- a CDS encoding S46 family peptidase → MKKVFLFVVLWMITLPVVADEGMWLLPLLKQQKWEEMKALGLKLEAEDIYHPSASSLKDAVVIFGGGCTGEVISREGLVLTNHHCGYKWIQSHSTLEHDYLTDGFWAMNRDEELPNPGLTVTFIEKIEDVTDYVKKALESDTDPNSVKFLSQSYLNKLAKEKIGEQFLKEHPGTTVEIKAFYGGNQYYMFTKKVYSDVRLVGAPPSSIGKFGADTDNWMWPRHTGDFSLFRIYSDEKGEPAPYSTENVPLHPKKYLKISLKGVQEDDFAMIMGFPGRTNKYYTSWEVAERRDIDNAIRIHIRNLRQQVLLEEMLADPQVRIQYASKYAGSTNAYKNAIGSNWAINKHNFEALKEAEQQQLLDWSLKMCEPDYPDALRTLEQIVKDRADLRFRSWMLDETLMRGIEFSKAPIRIDSLQMALEAKDETMIKEEMEKLEKAYMLFADKDYSPSVDKKVAKALLKEYIRMVPQDKLPEALQVIAVDYKGDVDKYVEEIWATSIFASSENFRQFKSNPSMKALNNDKMIAFARSVKQEEQVLKKALADFDAGYAIAHRKYVEGLLAMHKNQSSFPDANFTLRLSYGQVKGYKPKDAVYYDYQTTLDGVMEKEDSSNWEFVVPERLKQLYRSKDFGEYALPDHRMPVAFAATTHTTGGNSGSPVLNANGELIGVNFDRNWEGVGGDIQYLPDYQRSIIVDIRYILFLMDKYAQASYLLKELEIVN, encoded by the coding sequence ATGAAAAAAGTCTTTTTATTCGTCGTTTTATGGATGATAACTTTACCGGTTGTAGCCGATGAAGGAATGTGGCTGTTACCCTTGCTTAAACAACAGAAATGGGAAGAGATGAAAGCTCTGGGATTAAAACTGGAAGCAGAAGATATTTATCATCCAAGTGCCTCTTCTCTGAAAGATGCCGTTGTGATTTTCGGTGGCGGGTGTACAGGCGAAGTTATTTCTCGGGAGGGACTAGTTTTAACGAACCACCATTGCGGCTATAAGTGGATTCAATCTCATAGCACGTTGGAACACGATTATTTGACAGACGGCTTTTGGGCGATGAACCGGGACGAAGAACTTCCCAACCCCGGACTTACCGTTACTTTTATTGAAAAGATAGAGGATGTGACTGATTACGTAAAGAAAGCATTAGAAAGCGATACAGACCCCAATAGTGTGAAATTTCTTTCCCAATCTTACCTAAATAAGCTGGCAAAAGAAAAGATAGGCGAACAATTCCTGAAAGAACATCCGGGTACTACAGTAGAGATAAAAGCTTTTTACGGGGGCAATCAGTATTATATGTTTACAAAAAAGGTTTACTCCGATGTCCGTTTGGTAGGAGCACCCCCTTCTTCTATCGGTAAATTCGGCGCGGATACGGATAATTGGATGTGGCCCCGGCATACGGGAGATTTTTCCTTATTCCGCATCTATAGCGATGAAAAGGGCGAACCGGCTCCTTATTCAACAGAGAATGTTCCTTTACACCCCAAGAAATATTTAAAGATTTCATTAAAAGGCGTACAGGAAGATGACTTTGCCATGATTATGGGATTTCCCGGACGCACGAACAAATATTATACTTCTTGGGAAGTAGCGGAACGCCGGGATATAGATAATGCAATCCGTATTCATATTCGTAACCTCCGTCAACAGGTACTATTGGAAGAAATGCTCGCCGACCCGCAAGTGCGTATCCAATATGCTAGTAAATATGCCGGCTCTACAAATGCCTATAAAAATGCAATCGGTTCGAATTGGGCGATCAATAAGCATAACTTTGAAGCACTGAAAGAAGCGGAACAGCAGCAGCTTCTGGATTGGTCGCTAAAAATGTGTGAACCTGACTATCCCGATGCTTTGCGTACCTTGGAACAAATAGTGAAAGATCGTGCAGACCTTCGTTTCCGTAGCTGGATGTTGGATGAAACATTGATGCGTGGCATAGAATTTAGTAAAGCTCCTATCCGGATAGATTCTCTTCAAATGGCTCTGGAAGCGAAAGATGAAACGATGATAAAAGAGGAAATGGAAAAATTGGAAAAGGCGTACATGCTTTTTGCTGATAAAGATTATTCACCCTCTGTAGATAAAAAGGTGGCAAAGGCATTATTAAAGGAGTATATCCGGATGGTTCCGCAAGATAAACTTCCTGAAGCTTTGCAAGTAATTGCGGTGGATTATAAAGGAGATGTAGATAAATATGTAGAGGAAATATGGGCTACTTCTATTTTTGCAAGCTCGGAAAACTTTCGACAATTTAAAAGTAACCCCTCTATGAAGGCTTTAAATAACGATAAGATGATCGCTTTTGCCCGTTCAGTCAAACAAGAAGAACAAGTTTTAAAGAAAGCTCTTGCCGATTTTGATGCCGGCTATGCCATTGCGCATAGAAAATATGTAGAAGGATTGTTAGCTATGCATAAAAATCAGTCCTCCTTTCCCGATGCGAACTTTACACTGCGTCTTAGCTACGGACAAGTAAAAGGATATAAACCTAAAGACGCGGTTTATTACGATTACCAGACTACTTTGGATGGAGTAATGGAAAAAGAAGATTCTTCTAACTGGGAATTTGTTGTGCCTGAAAGATTAAAACAGTTATATCGGTCAAAAGATTTTGGTGAATATGCTTTGCCGGATCATCGTATGCCGGTAGCTTTTGCTGCTACTACACATACTACCGGAGGAAATTCGGGTAGCCCGGTATTGAATGCTAACGGAGAGTTGATCGGGGTGAACTTTGACCGGAATTGGGAAGGAGTAGGAGGCGATATCCAATATCTCCCGGATTATCAACGCTCTATTATTGTAGATATTCGTTATATCCTTTTTTTAATGGACAAATATGCCCAAGCAAGCTATCTTTTGAAAGAATTGGAAATAGTAAATTAG
- a CDS encoding peptidase U32 family protein, producing the protein MRNTGTLTSRPIELLSPAKDFLCGIEAINHGADAVYIGAPKFGARVAAGNTIEDIRRLCDYAHRFRVRIYVALNTILKDEELGEAEKMIHQLYQAGADALIVQDMGILQLDLPPIPLHASTQTDNRTPARVRFLEDAGFTQVVLARELSLNEIHAIASQTTVPLEVFIHGALCVSYSGQCYLSAALSGRSANRGECAQCCRLPYTLVDAEGKEIIQSKHLLSLKDMNRAGQLEALLDAGVSSLKIEGRLKDVTYVKNVTAYYRNKLDTLFKRRTEYRRASSGRVTFSFEPVAEKSFNRGFTEYFLQGRSADITAFDTPKSLGEKVGTVKEIKGLYFTLAGIKSLSNGDGLVFFNEKGILEGFRVNKVEENRIYPQERPASLRPKLTLYRNYDHAFEKQLLRPSAERKIAVSLDFADNTFGFTLSVRDEDGNCASVTRQFTKELARGNQAENIRIQLGKLGNTIFTATDITLHLEQNWFVPSSVLADVRRLIIEKLELVRRIAWRREVSGKPKPPVSANSSIPEHLTYLANVSNKKANLFYTQCGVKCIDPAFELLPQKNVPLMFTKHCLRYSLGYCPHYQKNKSPYKEPFYLVYNTMRLRLQFDCKNCMMVVYKEEEK; encoded by the coding sequence ATGAGAAATACCGGTACTTTAACCTCTCGTCCGATAGAACTTCTTTCTCCTGCCAAAGATTTCCTTTGTGGAATAGAAGCGATTAACCACGGTGCTGATGCGGTTTATATAGGTGCGCCTAAATTCGGGGCCCGTGTGGCAGCCGGTAATACGATCGAGGATATTCGCCGGCTTTGCGACTATGCGCATCGTTTTCGTGTCCGTATTTATGTTGCGCTCAATACCATTTTAAAAGATGAAGAACTTGGGGAAGCGGAAAAGATGATTCATCAGCTTTACCAAGCCGGGGCAGATGCGTTGATTGTACAAGACATGGGGATTTTGCAGCTCGATTTGCCTCCTATCCCTCTTCATGCCAGCACACAGACCGATAATCGCACGCCTGCACGTGTCCGTTTTTTAGAGGACGCAGGCTTTACGCAAGTAGTTCTGGCCCGGGAACTTTCACTGAACGAAATACATGCCATTGCCTCTCAAACTACAGTTCCGTTGGAAGTTTTTATTCATGGCGCTTTATGTGTAAGTTATAGCGGGCAATGTTATCTTAGTGCCGCTCTTTCCGGACGAAGTGCCAATCGCGGGGAATGTGCCCAATGCTGCCGTTTGCCCTATACGCTGGTAGATGCGGAAGGAAAAGAAATAATTCAATCCAAGCATTTGCTTTCCTTAAAAGACATGAACCGTGCCGGCCAGCTCGAGGCGCTTCTGGATGCCGGCGTATCTTCCCTTAAAATAGAAGGACGGCTAAAAGATGTAACCTATGTAAAGAATGTTACAGCTTATTACCGGAACAAATTGGATACTCTTTTTAAACGGCGTACCGAATACCGGCGTGCATCTTCCGGTAGGGTGACTTTTTCTTTTGAACCGGTAGCGGAGAAAAGTTTTAATCGCGGGTTTACGGAGTATTTTCTCCAAGGTCGTAGTGCTGATATTACAGCCTTCGATACGCCTAAATCTTTAGGGGAAAAAGTAGGTACGGTAAAAGAAATCAAGGGGCTTTATTTTACTTTGGCAGGAATCAAATCTCTTTCCAATGGTGATGGATTGGTGTTCTTTAATGAGAAAGGGATACTGGAAGGTTTCCGGGTAAATAAAGTAGAAGAAAATAGAATCTATCCCCAGGAAAGACCTGCTAGCTTGCGTCCTAAACTTACTCTATACCGTAATTATGATCATGCCTTCGAAAAGCAATTGCTACGACCTTCGGCGGAGCGGAAGATTGCTGTTTCACTTGATTTTGCCGATAATACGTTCGGTTTTACCCTGTCTGTCCGGGATGAAGACGGAAATTGTGCTTCCGTTACCCGGCAATTTACAAAAGAATTAGCCAGAGGTAACCAAGCAGAAAATATCCGTATCCAGTTAGGGAAATTAGGGAATACTATTTTTACGGCAACAGATATAACTTTGCATTTGGAACAAAACTGGTTTGTGCCTTCATCTGTTTTAGCGGACGTGCGACGTTTGATTATCGAAAAATTAGAACTTGTGCGTCGTATCGCTTGGCGTCGTGAGGTGTCCGGTAAACCTAAACCTCCTGTTTCTGCTAATTCTTCTATTCCTGAACATCTTACTTATTTGGCGAATGTTTCCAACAAAAAGGCAAATCTTTTTTATACACAATGCGGGGTTAAATGTATTGATCCGGCTTTCGAATTGCTTCCTCAAAAAAATGTTCCGCTGATGTTTACTAAACATTGCCTTCGGTATAGTTTGGGATATTGTCCTCATTATCAAAAGAACAAATCTCCTTATAAGGAGCCTTTTTATTTAGTCTATAATACTATGCGGTTGCGTTTGCAATTCGATTGTAAAAATTGTATGATGGTGGTATATAAAGAAGAAGAAAAATAA
- a CDS encoding RNA polymerase sigma factor — translation MDEKQLIEGCRKGNRLAQKELYEKFSRKMMGVCLRYSNDRETARDLLQDGFVKVFTNIDAYLGNGSFEGWIRKIFVNCALEHLRKADVLRESTELESTAELIEPEASVMDHLSAQELMSIIQKLPAGFRTVFNLFAIEGYSHKEISEMLNITESTSRSQYTRARQLLQRTIKDLY, via the coding sequence ATGGATGAAAAACAACTAATAGAGGGTTGTAGAAAGGGTAATAGATTGGCTCAGAAAGAGCTATATGAAAAGTTTTCCCGCAAGATGATGGGAGTTTGCCTGCGTTATTCCAACGATAGGGAAACTGCTCGCGATTTGCTACAAGACGGTTTCGTGAAAGTCTTTACCAATATCGATGCCTATTTGGGGAACGGCTCTTTTGAAGGTTGGATAAGAAAAATATTCGTAAATTGTGCGCTTGAACATCTGCGTAAAGCAGATGTGTTGAGAGAGTCTACAGAGTTAGAGAGTACAGCTGAACTAATCGAACCGGAAGCTTCGGTAATGGATCATTTATCCGCGCAAGAGTTAATGTCGATTATCCAAAAGTTGCCTGCGGGCTTCAGAACTGTATTTAACTTGTTTGCAATAGAGGGATATTCCCATAAGGAAATTAGTGAAATGTTGAACATAACTGAAAGTACGTCTCGTTCGCAATATACGCGGGCACGTCAGTTATTACAACGTACTATAAAGGATTTATATTAG